From the Geotrypetes seraphini chromosome 8, aGeoSer1.1, whole genome shotgun sequence genome, the window ccaaccaaccaaccaaccaaggGAACTCAAGAAAAAGGAAAGTAGCTTTAAGATGGGAGTGAGTGGAGGTTTGAGCTGGGCAGGGTAGATGATACTTTATATCCCCATTGGTGCTTATATTCCATATTTTATATATCATTCACAGCACTTTAACAACGCCAACATGTGTGTGGAGCAAGGCAAAGGATCAGTTCAGTTCTCTGTCTTTTGAATACGATCTTGGAGAATTTGCAGAATGGACACAGATTTGGAGGCATGCATTGTAGCTTGATTTTCCCGCGTTTGCAGAAAACTCAGTTCTCCTTCAGGTCGGTCTCTCTTGTATATTAAGAGCACTTCGTCTGCGGATTTATCATTTTAGTGTTTTCAGCTTTACTAGCACGAAATGTCTGGACGTGGCAAAGGCGGAAAAGGTCTGGGTAAAGGGGGCGCCAAGCGGCACAGGAAGGTTCTGCGCGATAACATCCAGGGCATCACGAAGCCTGCAATCCGACGCCTGGCGCGCAGAGGTGGCGTAAAACGTATTTCTGGTCTCATCTATGAAGAGACTCGTGGGGTGCTGAAGGTTTTCCTAGAGAATGTCATCCGAGATGCCGTCACCTACACCGAGCACGCCAAGCGAAAGACCGTAACCGCTATGGATGTGGTATATGCCTTGAAACGCCAGGGCCGCACTCTGT encodes:
- the LOC117364912 gene encoding histone H4, with protein sequence MSGRGKGGKGLGKGGAKRHRKVLRDNIQGITKPAIRRLARRGGVKRISGLIYEETRGVLKVFLENVIRDAVTYTEHAKRKTVTAMDVVYALKRQGRTLYGFGG